In one window of Scytonema millei VB511283 DNA:
- the cas6 gene encoding CRISPR-associated endoribonuclease Cas6 → MPHSLVLNLIPQSPIYPEFLTGRHYHALFLTLITSVDKTLGDYLHSSNADKAFTLSPLQIQQHKHHHTLQFGHQKPIPAGTSCWWRISLLDDTLFSKLTPLWLNLNPQHPWHLGSADLYVTSILGTPQSTQPWANACTYAQLYEQASDRDRTLNFTFATPVAFRQGEYDTILPVKECVFNSLLGRWNKYSGIELNNISFDSIYPSFVKIHTEVLSNYDSKFIGCIGEISYRILGDVEPIAIKQINALADFALYTGVGRKTTMGMGMVRRLLAIDSRSSNYKNYGRS, encoded by the coding sequence ATGCCTCACAGCCTCGTCCTCAACCTCATTCCCCAATCTCCCATATACCCAGAATTCCTCACTGGTAGACACTATCACGCCTTATTTCTCACTCTGATTACTTCCGTCGATAAAACCTTGGGAGATTATCTACATTCCTCCAACGCAGATAAAGCTTTTACCCTCTCACCCTTGCAAATACAACAGCACAAACATCACCATACCTTACAATTTGGTCATCAAAAACCCATTCCCGCAGGAACTTCCTGCTGGTGGCGTATTTCCCTACTCGATGACACTCTATTTAGCAAATTAACCCCACTGTGGTTGAATCTTAATCCACAACACCCTTGGCATTTAGGTTCCGCCGATTTGTACGTTACCAGCATTCTCGGTACTCCCCAATCGACACAGCCTTGGGCGAATGCTTGCACCTATGCCCAATTATACGAACAAGCTAGCGATCGCGATCGCACTCTGAATTTCACTTTTGCTACACCTGTAGCCTTCCGTCAAGGTGAATATGATACGATTCTTCCCGTGAAAGAATGCGTCTTCAACAGTCTTTTAGGGCGATGGAATAAATATAGTGGAATTGAATTAAATAATATCTCATTTGACTCAATTTATCCAAGTTTTGTCAAGATTCATACGGAAGTTCTTAGTAATTACGACAGTAAATTTATCGGTTGTATTGGTGAAATTAGCTATCGTATTCTTGGAGATGTCGAACCGATCGCAATTAAGCAAATTAATGCTTTAGCTGACTTTGCTTTATATACGGGTGTAGGACGTAAAACAACAATGGGTATGGGCATGGTGCGCCGCCTATTAGCAATTGATTCGCGTTCTTCAAATTATAAAAACTATGGACGATCTTGA
- the hpsJ-A gene encoding HpsJ-like protein, cyanoexosortase A-associated — protein MAQSHSHLEPLFRLAGYTLLTLFLLDLLALLIPFNFTNPAWEFQLANQIVERAPVPILGLIFVLIGESQFRFFKFLSWLSLLGGALYLLLVPLSISAIVRIDQQSSAQIATRLEQIQQLKEQINKAQTSADIAAILSRINPQATPPEIGNPQVVKQQLLASLSQNERSLQAQAASRENNLGTQIKNTIKICLGALISGTFFLVIWQKTRKILNQ, from the coding sequence GTGGCACAGTCGCACAGTCATCTCGAACCCTTATTTCGTTTAGCAGGCTATACTTTATTAACTTTATTTTTACTAGATCTGCTAGCACTTCTTATTCCTTTTAATTTTACTAACCCTGCATGGGAGTTTCAGCTAGCAAATCAAATTGTAGAACGCGCACCCGTTCCAATTTTAGGATTAATTTTTGTTTTAATTGGAGAATCTCAATTTCGGTTCTTTAAATTTTTGTCCTGGCTGAGCTTATTAGGAGGAGCTTTGTACCTTTTGCTCGTCCCATTATCTATTAGCGCTATTGTCAGAATCGACCAACAAAGTTCAGCGCAAATTGCTACAAGATTGGAACAAATCCAGCAGTTAAAAGAACAGATAAATAAAGCCCAAACCTCAGCAGATATAGCAGCAATTTTAAGCCGTATTAATCCTCAAGCTACTCCGCCAGAAATAGGAAATCCACAAGTAGTCAAACAACAATTGCTAGCGAGCTTATCTCAGAACGAGCGATCGCTTCAAGCCCAAGCCGCTAGCCGCGAAAATAATCTTGGAACGCAAATCAAAAATACAATCAAGATATGCTTGGGAGCGCTAATTTCTGGAACGTTTTTTCTAGTTATTTGGCAGAAAACTCGCAAAATCCTCAATCAGTGA
- the cas4 gene encoding CRISPR-associated protein Cas4, whose amino-acid sequence MDDLEYIPIAALNQYIYCPHRCWRMFCAGEFIDNQYTIEGTSLHDRVHTLGEGSREETWQVRAIWLKSERYKLIGKADLIEVENGQWYPVEYKRGRKGEWDNDELQVCAQTLCLEEMTGQSISNGYIYYAHSHQRQLVEITNQLRQSAIATIQAVQTLLTTGEMPKAVKTKRCDGCSLFSRCLPGAVDKVGRYQEAT is encoded by the coding sequence ATGGACGATCTTGAATACATTCCTATTGCTGCATTAAATCAATATATTTACTGCCCACACCGCTGCTGGCGAATGTTTTGTGCGGGAGAATTTATTGATAACCAATATACGATTGAAGGTACGAGTTTGCACGATCGCGTTCATACATTAGGAGAAGGAAGTCGAGAAGAAACTTGGCAAGTTCGGGCAATTTGGCTGAAGTCAGAACGATACAAGTTAATCGGAAAGGCTGACTTAATTGAAGTAGAAAATGGTCAATGGTATCCAGTTGAATACAAGCGAGGACGCAAAGGTGAATGGGATAACGACGAACTGCAAGTTTGCGCCCAAACTTTGTGTTTAGAAGAAATGACTGGACAATCTATTAGTAATGGCTATATTTACTATGCCCATTCGCATCAACGCCAATTAGTCGAAATTACTAATCAACTGCGTCAAAGTGCGATCGCAACTATTCAAGCCGTTCAAACCTTGCTAACGACAGGAGAAATGCCAAAGGCTGTCAAAACAAAACGCTGTGATGGTTGTAGTTTATTTTCACGTTGTTTACCTGGTGCTGTAGATAAGGTTGGACGCTATCAAGAAGCCACGTAA
- a CDS encoding aldo/keto reductase yields MHYRRFGKTNLNLSAFSLGTMRYLASEENAYQTIDRAVALGINHIETARGYGDSELYLGAALKKGLSVPRSQLLITTKIPPTTDADSMRCYINESLERIGVDYLDCLGIHGINTWEHLDLVQRSHGCMQAVREAVADGRVRHVGFSTHAPLNVIIAAIATDLFEFVNLHYYYFFQRHAPAIELAHTKDMGVFIISPADKGGLLYSPPETLKDLCQPFSPLELNYRFLLSDRRITTLSIGAATPAELSVPLQVADCDTPLTDAEIEVLQRLETHAATTLASDRCSQCYKCLPCPEKINIPEVLRLRNLTIAYNMQEYGKYRYQMFENAGHWFPGMKANKCTQCGDCLPRCPEQLDIPQLLSDTHDRLNGSPRRRLWG; encoded by the coding sequence ATGCACTACCGACGATTTGGCAAGACGAACCTCAATCTTTCGGCGTTTTCGTTAGGCACGATGCGTTACTTGGCTTCAGAGGAAAATGCCTATCAAACGATCGATCGCGCAGTTGCACTAGGCATCAATCACATTGAAACAGCTAGAGGCTATGGTGACAGCGAATTATATCTGGGTGCAGCACTCAAAAAAGGTTTATCCGTCCCTCGTTCCCAGCTTCTCATCACAACCAAAATTCCCCCTACGACAGATGCGGACTCAATGCGTTGTTATATCAATGAGTCTTTAGAACGTATTGGAGTCGATTATTTAGATTGCTTAGGAATTCACGGAATTAACACTTGGGAACATCTCGATCTCGTACAACGATCGCATGGTTGTATGCAAGCAGTACGGGAGGCTGTTGCTGATGGACGGGTAAGACACGTTGGTTTTTCCACGCACGCACCTTTAAATGTGATAATAGCAGCGATCGCCACCGATCTATTTGAATTTGTCAACCTACATTATTACTACTTTTTTCAACGTCATGCCCCAGCAATAGAACTCGCCCATACTAAAGATATGGGTGTATTTATTATTTCTCCTGCGGATAAGGGAGGACTCTTATATAGTCCACCAGAAACGCTGAAAGATTTGTGCCAGCCTTTTTCTCCATTAGAACTCAATTATCGCTTTTTACTGAGCGATCGCCGTATTACTACCCTCAGTATTGGTGCAGCTACCCCAGCAGAATTAAGCGTCCCTTTACAAGTCGCTGACTGCGATACACCCCTAACTGATGCAGAAATTGAAGTTTTACAGCGTTTAGAAACTCATGCTGCCACAACTTTAGCCAGCGATCGCTGTAGTCAATGCTACAAATGTTTGCCTTGTCCTGAAAAAATTAATATTCCCGAAGTTTTGCGCCTGCGAAATCTGACGATTGCTTACAATATGCAGGAGTACGGCAAATATCGCTATCAAATGTTTGAAAATGCCGGACACTGGTTTCCTGGCATGAAAGCAAATAAATGTACTCAATGCGGTGATTGTTTACCGCGCTGTCCCGAACAATTAGATATTCCACAATTATTATCTGATACTCACGATCGCTTGAATGGATCTCCTAGACGTAGGTTATGGGGATAA
- the crtA gene encoding cyanoexosortase A, producing MKVFSRDGWRSLQQPQFWLMAIAGGIATIHTSLIWRSNADSNQLILSFLCWFAVATLLWEKRHQLILQSDIFSSFLGFSLLGFVLLRSLWMTSFDNLFHFIPFIAAIGLFLLASGANRLHQYWQEILIIFAFSIPVELLINRIGILALYTANFASLILTYLGVEFYREGVNIILANGKAVEVAAGCSGWESIFPLLKLSVLFLVMFPTKTIQKILVPLAATAIAFVVNGFRVAILAILHAYTTEATFKYWHVGTGSQVFFLTSTLLFGGFCYLTSKRSLSEHSDKRELSEL from the coding sequence ATGAAAGTTTTTTCGCGAGATGGATGGCGATCGCTGCAACAACCACAGTTTTGGTTAATGGCGATCGCAGGTGGTATAGCAACTATTCATACAAGTTTAATCTGGCGGAGTAATGCCGATTCAAATCAACTCATTCTCAGTTTTCTTTGTTGGTTCGCTGTGGCAACTTTGTTATGGGAAAAACGACATCAATTAATTTTACAAAGCGATATTTTTTCTAGCTTTCTCGGTTTCAGTCTTCTCGGGTTTGTTCTTCTCAGAAGCCTATGGATGACTAGTTTTGACAATCTCTTTCATTTTATTCCCTTTATCGCCGCTATAGGATTGTTCTTACTTGCTTCTGGAGCAAATAGGTTACATCAATATTGGCAAGAAATACTCATTATCTTTGCTTTTTCGATTCCCGTAGAGTTACTGATTAACCGAATTGGTATTCTAGCTCTATACACGGCGAATTTTGCGTCTTTGATTTTAACTTATCTAGGAGTAGAGTTTTATCGAGAGGGAGTCAATATTATTTTGGCTAATGGCAAAGCTGTAGAGGTAGCCGCTGGCTGTTCTGGTTGGGAAAGTATATTTCCTTTATTAAAACTATCTGTCTTGTTTTTAGTCATGTTTCCGACTAAAACAATTCAAAAAATCCTCGTTCCTTTAGCCGCAACTGCGATCGCTTTTGTTGTTAATGGATTCCGAGTCGCTATTCTAGCTATTTTACACGCTTACACAACCGAAGCTACATTTAAATACTGGCACGTCGGTACGGGTTCGCAAGTCTTTTTTCTAACTTCTACTTTATTATTCGGGGGATTCTGTTATTTAACTAGTAAAAGATCGCTTTCCGAACATTCAGACAAGAGAGAACTTTCTGAACTATGA
- a CDS encoding Spy/CpxP family protein refolding chaperone, whose protein sequence is MKLKHIPVLASAIALSIATVTLVAQAQAEPVAPGSPTSASQTIAQAQDKVPPRFEKLGLTQEQKDKIAEIRRDTRTQIEAVMTPAQREQLKTVRESRQRRREALASLNLTPEQKTRLQQIRQSAKSQFDAVLTPEQQQQLQQMRQERGWKGRRGEL, encoded by the coding sequence ATGAAATTAAAACATATTCCTGTATTAGCCAGCGCGATCGCCTTGAGTATTGCCACTGTAACGCTAGTAGCTCAAGCTCAAGCTGAACCCGTTGCACCTGGATCGCCAACTTCCGCGTCACAAACAATCGCTCAAGCTCAAGATAAAGTTCCGCCTCGATTTGAAAAACTGGGGCTGACTCAGGAACAAAAAGATAAAATTGCTGAAATCCGTCGCGATACCCGCACCCAAATCGAAGCAGTCATGACACCAGCACAGCGGGAACAACTCAAAACCGTTAGAGAAAGCAGGCAACGCCGCCGCGAAGCGTTAGCTTCTCTCAACCTAACTCCAGAGCAGAAAACCAGACTGCAACAAATTCGTCAATCCGCCAAATCTCAGTTTGACGCAGTACTAACCCCAGAACAGCAACAACAACTACAGCAAATGAGACAAGAACGAGGCTGGAAGGGACGAAGAGGCGAACTCTAA
- a CDS encoding transposase family protein, whose protein sequence is MKNPLDYIQENPHRTKQILGITHDQFRDLLSQAQRHHQNQQVDRESKKIRINQKGGGRKPKLNVSESVCLCLFYLRQMPTFEVLGMHFGVSKTEANDTFHYWLRIFRKILPASLLEQVEEKDGDYAIALELLREFQLIVDSMEQPRERPSDYQKQKEYFSGKKRQQTFKNQFIVLPKGKDIVDIEVGKKGPTSDISLFRDQQKKFENEQMFEGDKAYQGGEKITTPQKKPRKGELTTKQKEENKKLSSRRIFVEHVIRLVKIFRIAQQRFPLNSQIYEQVILTICGLVRLRIGALILPVS, encoded by the coding sequence ATGAAAAATCCTCTTGATTATATCCAAGAGAATCCGCATCGGACAAAGCAAATACTGGGAATTACACATGACCAGTTTCGAGACTTGTTGAGCCAAGCTCAAAGGCATCATCAAAACCAGCAAGTAGACAGAGAAAGTAAAAAAATCCGGATAAATCAGAAAGGAGGAGGACGTAAACCGAAACTCAATGTTTCCGAGTCGGTATGTTTGTGTCTGTTTTATTTAAGACAGATGCCAACGTTTGAGGTTTTAGGGATGCACTTTGGGGTGTCAAAAACTGAGGCAAATGATACGTTTCATTACTGGTTAAGAATATTCCGAAAAATTTTACCTGCCAGTCTTCTTGAACAAGTTGAAGAAAAGGATGGTGATTACGCGATTGCTTTAGAATTATTGAGGGAATTTCAGTTAATAGTAGATAGTATGGAACAACCAAGAGAAAGACCTTCAGACTATCAGAAGCAAAAAGAGTATTTTTCGGGCAAGAAAAGGCAGCAGACATTTAAAAATCAATTCATTGTCTTACCGAAAGGCAAAGATATTGTAGATATAGAGGTAGGTAAAAAGGGTCCAACGAGCGATATTAGTTTGTTCCGCGACCAACAAAAAAAGTTTGAGAATGAGCAAATGTTTGAAGGAGATAAAGCGTATCAAGGAGGAGAGAAGATTACGACTCCTCAGAAGAAACCACGAAAAGGAGAATTAACGACAAAGCAAAAAGAGGAAAATAAAAAATTATCCAGCCGCCGTATCTTTGTCGAACACGTAATTAGACTCGTCAAAATTTTCCGCATCGCTCAACAACGTTTCCCCCTGAATTCTCAAATTTATGAGCAGGTAATTCTTACCATTTGTGGGCTGGTTAGGTTAAGAATTGGCGCGTTAATATTACCAGTTTCATGA
- a CDS encoding sirohydrochlorin chelatase, which translates to MLSDRHLTSLEHISLQLPPLPLQRPLLLIGHGTRDESGRQSLLDFASAYQALDTSRPVLPCFLELTEPTIQEGVDRCVEKGFTEISVLPILLFAARHNKFDVTNELDRARARHPQLKFYYGRHFGITPGILDLWRSRLAEIDHPQIQRADTVLLFVGRGSSDPDANGDACKLARILWEGSGYTTVETCFIGITHPRLEAGFQRALLYQPKRIVVLPHFLFTGTLVKKIFDVAAQQQQKYPQIEIACLPEIGLHPLLFSILREREIETHLGQVQMNCEMCKFRLAAVAGETHSHGHNHDSHHHHHHHHHDHHHPPVDPYANAVDYHQKIWQVP; encoded by the coding sequence ATGCTTAGCGATCGCCATTTAACTTCGTTAGAACATATTTCTCTACAATTACCACCTCTGCCGCTACAGCGTCCTCTATTACTGATCGGTCATGGAACTAGAGATGAATCTGGACGGCAGAGCTTGCTAGATTTTGCCTCTGCATACCAAGCTTTAGATACCTCTAGACCAGTTCTACCCTGCTTTCTGGAATTGACAGAACCAACAATTCAGGAAGGGGTAGATCGATGCGTAGAGAAGGGTTTTACGGAAATTTCCGTGCTGCCAATTTTGCTGTTTGCCGCACGGCATAACAAATTTGATGTAACGAACGAACTCGATCGCGCTAGAGCCAGACATCCACAGCTCAAATTTTACTACGGACGGCATTTTGGGATTACGCCTGGAATTCTCGATTTGTGGCGATCGCGTCTAGCAGAAATAGACCATCCTCAAATTCAGCGTGCAGACACCGTATTATTATTTGTCGGTCGCGGTTCTAGCGATCCTGATGCCAATGGCGACGCTTGCAAACTCGCTCGTATTCTCTGGGAAGGTAGCGGCTATACTACTGTAGAAACCTGCTTTATCGGTATCACGCACCCGCGCTTAGAAGCAGGTTTCCAACGTGCTTTACTCTATCAGCCCAAACGGATTGTCGTTTTACCTCACTTTCTCTTTACGGGTACGCTCGTTAAAAAGATTTTTGATGTCGCAGCTCAACAGCAACAAAAATATCCCCAAATTGAAATCGCCTGTTTACCTGAAATAGGACTGCATCCCCTCCTATTTAGCATTCTCAGAGAAAGAGAAATCGAAACTCATTTAGGTCAAGTCCAGATGAATTGCGAGATGTGCAAATTTCGCCTAGCAGCTGTAGCAGGTGAGACGCATTCTCATGGCCACAACCACGACAGCCATCACCACCATCACCATCATCACCACGACCATCACCACCCGCCTGTAGATCCTTACGCTAATGCGGTAGACTATCATCAAAAAATCTGGCAAGTTCCATAA
- the sipA gene encoding regulatory protein SipA produces the protein MTKEFTIGETVRVVALPPYIKTAEPMPMLRPPDTIRLREEGIVTDRRPGGYWVVRFDRGTFLLDSQYIESITSEAESPPASHVEPSSPADADRSDD, from the coding sequence ATGACAAAAGAATTCACCATCGGCGAAACAGTCCGAGTTGTCGCCTTACCGCCTTACATTAAAACCGCCGAGCCGATGCCGATGCTGCGCCCGCCCGATACAATTCGCCTTCGGGAAGAAGGGATAGTCACGGATCGCCGTCCTGGGGGATATTGGGTCGTCCGGTTCGATCGCGGTACTTTTCTGCTCGATAGCCAATATATTGAGAGCATCACATCAGAAGCAGAATCACCACCTGCATCTCATGTGGAACCATCTTCACCTGCGGATGCCGATCGCAGCGATGATTAA
- the cas2 gene encoding CRISPR-associated endonuclease Cas2 produces the protein MNVIVSYDISEDKRRTKIHNILKSYGQWVQYSVFECQLSDTQYAKLRWRLNKLIKPDTDSIRFYFLCACCFGKVERIGGEPVYDDTVFFAECADG, from the coding sequence ATGAATGTTATCGTCTCCTACGATATTTCCGAAGATAAGCGCCGTACCAAAATCCATAATATTCTTAAGTCTTACGGGCAATGGGTGCAGTACAGCGTGTTTGAGTGCCAGTTGAGCGATACTCAATATGCTAAATTGCGTTGGCGTTTAAATAAGTTAATTAAGCCGGATACTGATAGTATTCGATTTTATTTCCTATGCGCCTGCTGTTTTGGTAAAGTTGAGCGTATTGGTGGTGAACCAGTTTATGATGACACTGTTTTCTTTGCTGAGTGCGCGGATGGGTAG
- a CDS encoding peroxiredoxin — MISRRTFLTSVFACCLSILVWCGFTTPALALGGKLPPVNQPAPQFTLPTNTGDGEVSLSDLRGQWVVLYFYPKDFTAGCTLEAKRFQQDLPKYIEKKAQIIGVSADSIDSHAEFCDSEGLKFPLLADTTGEVSKAYGSWIGVVSMRHSFLIDPDGILRETFVKVNPAIHSTEVLARLEELQKNTV; from the coding sequence ATGATATCTCGTCGAACTTTTTTAACCTCTGTTTTTGCGTGCTGCCTGTCTATTTTGGTTTGGTGTGGTTTTACCACCCCAGCCTTAGCGCTTGGGGGGAAGCTACCACCAGTGAACCAACCCGCACCGCAATTTACTCTACCTACCAATACGGGAGATGGGGAAGTTTCGCTTTCCGACTTGCGCGGTCAGTGGGTCGTACTTTATTTTTATCCCAAGGACTTTACAGCAGGCTGTACCCTAGAAGCCAAGCGGTTTCAACAAGACTTACCCAAATACATCGAAAAAAAGGCTCAGATTATTGGTGTGAGTGCTGATTCCATAGATTCCCATGCTGAATTCTGCGATTCAGAAGGGTTAAAATTTCCTCTGCTTGCAGATACTACAGGGGAAGTGAGTAAAGCATACGGTTCATGGATTGGTGTTGTTTCGATGCGCCATAGTTTTCTCATCGACCCAGATGGGATTTTACGCGAAACTTTTGTGAAGGTAAACCCTGCCATTCACAGCACGGAAGTTCTAGCACGGTTAGAGGAATTACAAAAAAACACTGTCTAA
- the cas1d gene encoding type I-D CRISPR-associated endonuclease Cas1d: MGTVYITQEDAFIGKTDERLHVKFDKKTILDVPLIKIDGVVVMGRATVSPAAISELLERHIPLTFLTETGRYLGRLEPEVSKNIFVRKAQWQAVGESVQAIHVVQGFVRGKLKNYRNLLIRRQREFPDLDLSAYITRLEQAIAPIDTTNSINSLRGLEGAGSAAYFNCFHQLIRATEFTFTTRSRRPPTDPVNSLLSFGYSLLRHDIQGAIDIVGFDPYLGYLHCERYGRPALALDLMEEFRPLIVDAVVLSALNKRLLTPVEFVTEPLSHAVSLTGEGRKTFLRLYAQKKQSEFKHPVLGRKCSYQEAFELQARLLAKYLMGEIEKYPPLVLK, encoded by the coding sequence ATGGGTACAGTTTATATCACTCAGGAAGATGCTTTTATTGGCAAAACAGATGAACGCCTTCATGTCAAATTTGATAAAAAAACAATTTTAGATGTGCCGTTAATTAAAATAGATGGTGTTGTAGTTATGGGACGTGCTACAGTTTCACCAGCGGCAATTTCCGAACTGCTGGAACGTCATATACCTCTGACTTTTCTCACAGAAACAGGTCGTTATTTAGGTAGATTGGAACCAGAAGTTAGTAAAAACATTTTTGTTCGCAAGGCACAATGGCAAGCAGTTGGTGAGTCAGTCCAAGCAATTCATGTCGTTCAAGGATTTGTGCGCGGTAAGCTGAAAAACTACCGAAATCTACTTATCCGTCGCCAACGGGAATTTCCAGACTTAGATTTATCAGCATATATTACACGTTTAGAGCAGGCGATCGCACCAATTGACACAACTAACAGTATCAACTCGCTGCGGGGTTTGGAGGGTGCTGGTAGTGCGGCTTATTTCAACTGCTTCCACCAACTGATTCGGGCTACAGAATTTACTTTTACCACGCGCAGCCGTCGTCCGCCGACTGACCCAGTTAATTCTTTACTCAGCTTTGGCTACTCATTATTGCGGCATGATATTCAAGGGGCGATCGATATTGTTGGGTTCGATCCATACTTAGGATATCTCCACTGCGAACGTTATGGTAGACCAGCGCTAGCATTGGATTTAATGGAAGAGTTTCGTCCCTTGATAGTAGATGCAGTCGTGTTATCTGCATTAAATAAGCGACTTTTGACACCCGTAGAATTTGTGACAGAACCATTAAGTCATGCGGTATCCCTGACTGGGGAAGGGCGAAAAACATTCTTGCGCTTATACGCGCAGAAGAAGCAATCTGAGTTCAAGCACCCAGTTTTAGGACGTAAATGTAGTTACCAAGAAGCATTTGAACTACAAGCGCGGTTACTGGCGAAATATTTAATGGGTGAAATTGAGAAGTATCCGCCGTTGGTTTTGAAGTAG
- a CDS encoding cyanoexosortase A system-associated protein, which yields MKLWQRWRTPLLIFTFVNVLFVSSRVLLDSNIGKRKVTPFTFPATVPLPQWQQVASQPLPDRIVEQEPYGKVAFPGKRYQYKQNNLLLDVDTRYELNTVGDGQQAIADNLNLSFPTNRSPLQIRRDPQLGDYAVFVHQQKAYLNACINSRGGSTFTPSQFDSNRLRYDFQFPRIALWLLGRQELRDNRCIWTHLSLPLKQPVPEAYSTLEQAWFSWYKWWSSRFSL from the coding sequence ATGAAGCTTTGGCAGCGTTGGCGAACACCGCTATTAATTTTCACATTTGTCAATGTATTGTTTGTATCTAGTCGAGTGTTACTCGATTCAAACATTGGTAAGCGAAAAGTTACCCCTTTTACATTTCCTGCTACAGTCCCTCTTCCACAGTGGCAGCAAGTCGCAAGTCAACCGCTACCAGATCGAATTGTAGAACAAGAACCATATGGTAAGGTAGCTTTTCCAGGTAAACGCTATCAATACAAACAAAACAACTTGCTACTCGATGTCGATACGCGCTACGAATTAAATACTGTAGGAGATGGACAACAAGCGATCGCAGATAATCTTAATCTATCATTTCCAACCAATCGCTCTCCACTCCAAATTCGTCGCGATCCGCAATTAGGTGATTACGCAGTTTTCGTACATCAACAAAAAGCATATTTAAATGCATGTATTAATTCTCGTGGTGGAAGTACGTTTACTCCTTCCCAATTTGATTCAAACCGCTTGCGCTACGACTTCCAATTTCCACGCATTGCATTATGGTTATTAGGAAGACAAGAATTAAGAGATAACCGTTGCATTTGGACTCATTTATCTTTACCTTTAAAACAGCCTGTACCTGAAGCATACTCCACTTTAGAGCAGGCTTGGTTTTCTTGGTATAAGTGGTGGAGTTCTCGCTTTTCTCTTTAA